In the Juglans microcarpa x Juglans regia isolate MS1-56 chromosome 6D, Jm3101_v1.0, whole genome shotgun sequence genome, one interval contains:
- the LOC121235459 gene encoding ankyrin repeat-containing protein BDA1-like: MGSFSLPKLAITPFGMDPSHSTILSDAAQHGNIPALYLAIKTNPEVLDKIDKIPFSETPLHTTASVGQTEFAMEIMMLKPSFARKLNQDGFTPMHLALQFKQTKLVLRLLDVDKDLVRVQGRGGVSPFHYAAEIGEEDLLVEFLNACPKSIEDVTNRKETALHIALKKKKFDAFRLLVGWLRRSWFIHSAWMEKNLLNWPDDDGNTPLHLAVSTNDAEVVRCFMNCISVDMNIKNSANQTALEILEQMHGANNYRETIKDMIHRPKIFLSLFQYLFPYPSLPGVAQLRTFLSSRFSISENYYIFMFRQNMEVSNDTRNMLLVVATLVVTVTYQAALSPPGGVWQDDFNAEAGTGASELLVSPPSHHAGRVIMSTKNSYLFFTLNTLTFFMTNMTIIFLLPLGKFTRFLVILPLCALTFCYCASTYIIFPTDSSRVINYLLLLPLASLVFLNYFLVGKLTNLIQPFHPIAQNLHPKFTRGWF, from the exons atggGTTCCTTTTCACTCCCGAAGCTAGCTATCACTCCTTTTGGAATGGATCCAAGTCATTCGACGATTTTGAGTGATGCTGCTCAACATGGAAACATCCCGGCATTGTACTTGGCAATAAAGACGAATCCAGAAGTTTTGGACAAGATTGATAAGATTCCATTTTCTGAGACTCCTTTACACACGACCGCATCAGTAGGACAGACAGAGTTTGCCATGGAGATAATGATGTTAAAGCCATCATTTGCTAGGAAGCTTAATCAAGATGGCTTCACCCCCATGCACCTTGCTTTGCAATTTAAACAAACCAAACTTGTGCTCCGGCTACTTGATGTCGATAAAGACCTTGTCCGTGTCCAAGGAAGGGGGGGAGTGTCTCCTTTCCATTATGCAGCCGAAATTGGAGAAGAAGATCTTTTGGTTGAATTTCTAAATGCCTGCCCAAAATCTATTGAAGATGTGACAAATCGAAAGGAGACAGCTCTCCATATCGcccttaaaaagaaaaaattcgaTGCTTTTAGGTTACTGGTGGGTTGGCTTCGGCGGTCCTGGTTTATCCATTCTGCCTGGATGGAAAAGAATTTGCTGAATTGGCCCGATGACGATGGCAACACTCCGTTGCACCTTGCTGTCTCAACAAATGATGCCGAG gTCGTGAGGTGTTTTATGAATTGTATATCAGTTGACATGAACATAAAGAATTCGGCAAATCAAACAGCTCTTGAAATCTTGGAACAGATGCATGGAGCCAATAATTACCGAGAGACCATTAAGGATATGATACATCGTCCCAAGATTTTCCTGTCATTATTCCAGTATCTATTCCCGTATCCTTCTCTTCCTGGAGTTGCACAACTGAGAACTTTCTTAAGCTCTCGTTTCTCAATTTCTGAGAACTATTACATATTCATGTTTCGTCAGAATATGGAGGTAAGCAATGATACGCGCAATATGCTGTTGGTGGTTGCTACATTGGTTGTAACAGTTACGTACCAAGCAGCTCTGAGCCCCCCTGGAGGAGTTTGGCAAGATGACTTCAATGCTGAAGCCGGTACTGGTGCGAGTGAATTATTAGTGAGTCCACCCTCACATCATGCAGGGAGGGTAATCATGAGCACAAAAAATTCATATCTATTCTTCACTTTGAACACTCTAACCTTCTTTATGACCAACATGACAATAATCTTCCTCCTCCCTCTTGGTAAATTTACTCGCTTTTTGGTCATCTTACCTCTTTGTGCCCTCACTTTCTGCTATTGTGCTTCAACTTATATCATTTTCCCTACAGATTCCTCCCGCgttataaattatttactgCTGCTCCCTTTGGCATCTCTTGttttcttgaattattttttggtcGGGAAGCTAACAAACCTTATACAGCCTTTTCATCCTATAGCTCAAAATCTTCATCCAAAATTTACAAGGGGTTGGTTTTAA